A single genomic interval of Streptomyces showdoensis harbors:
- a CDS encoding VOC family protein: MSSLVRHVTIDCADAYALAGFWAQVLDSKVSDEDRPGDPECLIESEGAGLLFIQVPERKAVKNRVHLDVQPQDRTRDEEVERLLGLGATLVGDHRRPDGTGWATLADPEGNEFCVERSRAERGE; encoded by the coding sequence ATGAGCTCTCTCGTACGCCATGTCACCATCGACTGCGCCGACGCCTACGCCCTGGCCGGCTTCTGGGCCCAGGTCCTGGACAGCAAGGTCTCCGACGAGGACCGGCCGGGCGACCCCGAGTGCCTGATCGAGTCGGAGGGCGCCGGCCTGCTCTTCATCCAGGTGCCCGAGAGGAAGGCGGTCAAGAACCGCGTCCACCTCGACGTCCAGCCGCAGGACCGCACCCGCGACGAGGAGGTCGAGCGCCTCCTCGGCCTCGGCGCCACGCTGGTCGGGGACCACCGCAGGCCCGACGGGACCGGCTGGGCCACGCTGGCCGACCCCGAGGGCAACGAGTTCTGCGTCGAGCGCAGCAGGGCCGAGCGCGGGGAGTGA
- a CDS encoding pyridoxamine 5'-phosphate oxidase family protein, which translates to MGDTGTTPDTGTDATAPGGGASWAAFEAAEPAFAATVRERFGRYTHHALATLRKDGSPRLSGIEAEFRGGELWLGMMPHSRKARDVLRDPRFSLLANPGEGTGMGGGDVRVSGRAVGITDPRTLEWYAGEIGQPLPFHLFRVELTEVVRTAVEGEDLVLRTWTPGRPPRTIRRGNDDTPPREG; encoded by the coding sequence ATGGGAGACACCGGAACCACCCCTGACACCGGCACCGACGCCACCGCCCCGGGCGGCGGCGCGAGCTGGGCCGCCTTCGAGGCCGCCGAGCCCGCGTTCGCCGCCACCGTGCGCGAGCGCTTCGGGCGGTACACCCACCACGCCCTCGCGACCCTCCGCAAGGACGGCTCGCCCCGCCTCAGCGGCATCGAGGCCGAGTTCCGCGGCGGCGAACTGTGGCTCGGCATGATGCCGCACTCCCGCAAGGCGCGGGACGTCCTGCGCGACCCGCGCTTCTCGCTGCTCGCCAACCCCGGCGAGGGCACCGGCATGGGCGGCGGCGACGTCCGCGTCTCCGGGCGGGCGGTCGGGATCACCGACCCGCGGACCCTGGAGTGGTACGCGGGGGAGATCGGCCAGCCGCTGCCCTTCCACCTCTTCCGGGTGGAGCTGACGGAGGTCGTCCGCACCGCCGTCGAGGGCGAGGACCTGGTCCTGCGCACCTGGACGCCGGGCCGGCCGCCGCGCACGATCCGGCGCGGGAACGACGACACCCCGCCCCGGGAGGGCTGA
- a CDS encoding TetR/AcrR family transcriptional regulator, with protein MPTTKTSAKKKPQAPASPERRRELLGIAAEVFAAQGYNATTVRKIADEAGMLAGSLYYHFDSKESMLDEILSTFLDELWDGYDTVLAAGLGPRETIEALVTESFREIDRHRAAVAIYQKESRHLVDQERFHYLVDSQVRFEKAWLGTLERGVAAGVFRADLDLRLTYRFVRDTVWVAASWYRPGGQHSPEEIARQYLSMVLDGIAPRA; from the coding sequence GTGCCGACGACCAAGACATCCGCCAAGAAGAAGCCCCAGGCGCCCGCGTCGCCCGAGCGGCGCCGCGAGCTCCTCGGCATCGCCGCCGAGGTGTTCGCCGCCCAGGGCTACAACGCCACCACCGTCCGCAAGATCGCGGACGAGGCCGGCATGCTCGCCGGCAGCCTCTACTACCACTTCGACTCCAAGGAGTCGATGCTCGACGAGATCCTCTCGACCTTCCTGGACGAGCTGTGGGACGGCTACGACACCGTGCTCGCAGCCGGACTCGGCCCCCGGGAGACCATCGAGGCCCTCGTCACCGAGTCCTTCCGGGAGATCGACCGGCACCGCGCCGCCGTCGCCATCTACCAGAAGGAGTCCCGCCACCTCGTCGACCAGGAGCGCTTCCACTACCTCGTCGACTCGCAGGTCAGGTTCGAGAAGGCCTGGCTCGGCACCCTGGAGCGCGGGGTCGCGGCCGGCGTCTTCCGCGCCGACCTCGACCTCCGGCTCACCTACCGCTTCGTGCGCGACACGGTCTGGGTCGCCGCCTCCTGGTACCGCCCCGGCGGACAGCACAGCCCCGAGGAGATCGCCCGCCAGTACCTGTCGATGGTCCTCGACGGGATCGCCCCACGGGCTTAG
- a CDS encoding tyrosine-protein phosphatase: MSVSRRALLSTAGATAILAAVAPAASARPRVRTAHTIRQVPLQGAVNVRDLGGYVTYGGARVRHGLVYRGDHLGKLTDADLAVLGGLGLGRVIDFRIPLEVQSDGADRLPAGPVAVSRPVTDNGLYGQLLAAIGSRDPVRQEEMLGGGRAAAFMTEVYRTFVTSAANRERFGATLRELAAPGAGPQLYHCTSGKDRTGWTSWLLLSLLGVPERAATEDYLASNTFRAANDARVREGLRQAGLMQNPDLIIPLQEVRPAYLDAALAEVREGYGSVFRYATEGLGLDLRVLAGLRGRLVR, from the coding sequence ATGTCCGTGTCCAGACGCGCCCTGCTGAGCACCGCCGGCGCCACCGCGATCCTGGCGGCCGTCGCCCCGGCCGCCTCGGCCCGGCCCCGGGTCCGCACCGCGCACACCATCCGCCAGGTCCCGCTCCAGGGCGCGGTCAACGTCCGCGACCTGGGCGGGTACGTCACCTACGGCGGGGCCCGGGTCCGGCACGGCCTGGTCTACCGGGGCGACCACCTCGGCAAGCTGACCGATGCCGACCTGGCCGTGCTCGGCGGGCTCGGACTCGGCCGGGTGATCGACTTCCGGATCCCGCTGGAGGTGCAGTCCGACGGCGCGGACCGGCTCCCGGCAGGCCCCGTCGCGGTCTCCCGCCCGGTCACCGACAACGGCCTGTACGGGCAGCTGCTCGCCGCGATCGGCTCGCGCGACCCGGTGCGGCAGGAGGAGATGCTGGGCGGCGGCCGGGCCGCGGCCTTCATGACCGAGGTGTACCGCACCTTCGTCACGAGCGCCGCCAACCGCGAGCGCTTCGGCGCGACCCTGCGGGAGCTGGCCGCCCCGGGTGCGGGCCCGCAGCTCTACCACTGCACCTCGGGCAAGGACCGCACGGGCTGGACGAGCTGGCTGCTGCTCAGCCTCCTCGGCGTGCCGGAACGCGCGGCCACCGAGGACTACCTGGCCTCCAACACCTTCCGCGCCGCGAACGACGCCCGGGTGCGCGAGGGCCTCCGCCAGGCCGGGCTCATGCAGAACCCGGACCTAATCATCCCCCTCCAGGAGGTCCGCCCGGCCTACCTGGACGCGGCCCTCGCCGAGGTCCGCGAGGGCTACGGGAGCGTCTTCCGCTACGCGACCGAGGGCCTGGGCCTGGACCTGCGGGTGCTGGCGGGGCTGCGAGGGCGGCTGGTGCGCTGA
- a CDS encoding NAD(P)H-dependent flavin oxidoreductase, protein MKTALTELVGIEHPIVQTGMGWVAGPRLVSATANAGALGVLASATMTVDGLRAAVREVKSRTDRPFGVNLRADAGDARERVRIIVEEGVRVASFALAPSRDLIAELKDAGVVVIPSVGARRHAEKVAGWGADAVVVQGGEGGGHTGEVATTVLLPQVVDAVDIPVIAAGGFHDGRGLVAALSYGAAGVAMGTRFLLTSDSTVPDAVKARYLAATVKDITVTTAVDGLPHRMLRTEMVAALEGAGRLRSLAQAVRRASGFRRISGLSWPAMVREGLAMRHGKDLSWSQVLLAANTPMLLKASMVEGRTDLGVMASGQVAGVIEDLPGCGELVTRIMSEAAQVLRTLPSP, encoded by the coding sequence ATGAAGACGGCGCTCACCGAGCTGGTCGGCATCGAGCACCCGATCGTGCAGACCGGGATGGGCTGGGTGGCCGGGCCCCGGCTCGTCTCGGCCACGGCGAACGCCGGGGCGCTCGGCGTCCTGGCCTCCGCCACCATGACCGTGGACGGACTGCGCGCGGCGGTGCGGGAGGTGAAGTCCCGGACCGACCGGCCCTTCGGGGTGAACCTGCGGGCGGACGCGGGCGACGCCCGCGAGCGGGTCCGGATCATCGTCGAGGAGGGCGTACGGGTCGCCTCCTTCGCGCTCGCGCCCTCCCGCGATCTGATCGCCGAGCTGAAGGACGCCGGGGTCGTCGTCATCCCCTCCGTCGGGGCGCGCCGGCACGCCGAGAAGGTGGCCGGCTGGGGCGCGGACGCGGTGGTCGTGCAGGGCGGCGAGGGCGGCGGGCACACCGGCGAGGTCGCGACGACCGTGCTGCTGCCGCAGGTGGTCGACGCGGTGGACATCCCGGTGATCGCGGCCGGCGGCTTCCACGACGGCCGCGGCCTGGTCGCCGCGCTGTCCTACGGCGCCGCGGGCGTGGCCATGGGCACCCGCTTCCTCCTCACCTCCGACTCGACCGTCCCCGACGCCGTGAAGGCGCGGTACCTGGCGGCGACCGTCAAGGACATCACGGTCACCACCGCCGTCGACGGGCTGCCGCACCGGATGCTGCGCACCGAGATGGTCGCGGCGCTGGAGGGCGCGGGCCGGCTCCGCTCCCTGGCCCAGGCCGTGCGCCGGGCCTCGGGCTTCCGGCGGATCTCCGGCCTCTCCTGGCCGGCGATGGTCCGCGAGGGGCTCGCGATGCGCCACGGCAAGGACCTGTCCTGGAGCCAGGTGCTGCTCGCCGCGAACACCCCGATGCTCCTGAAGGCCTCCATGGTCGAGGGCCGCACCGACCTCGGCGTCATGGCCTCCGGACAGGTCGCGGGGGTGATCGAGGACCTGCCCGGCTGCGGAGAACTCGTCACCCGGATCATGTCCGAGGCCGCGCAGGTGCTCCGTACCCTTCCCTCTCCGTAA
- a CDS encoding CoA-transferase subunit beta has protein sequence MTSRAEYCVIACAEAWRDNGEVLASPMGLIPSFGARLAKRTFSPDLLLTDGEALLVGLDGEPEGWLPYRRHLTMVTGGRRHVMMGASQIDRHGNQNISCIGDWERPARQLLGVRGAPANTLNNPVSYWIPKHSARVFVERVDMVSGVGYDRAVGPYHRLPRVVSDLGVFDFETPDRTMRLASVHPGVTVDEVRAATGFALAGGDEVPSTREPTAEELRLIREVIDPKGLREREVPAR, from the coding sequence GTGACCAGCCGAGCCGAGTACTGCGTGATCGCCTGCGCCGAGGCCTGGCGCGACAACGGCGAGGTGCTGGCCAGCCCGATGGGCCTGATCCCCTCCTTCGGCGCCCGCCTGGCCAAGCGCACCTTCTCCCCCGACCTCCTGCTCACCGACGGCGAGGCCCTGCTCGTCGGGCTCGACGGGGAGCCCGAGGGCTGGCTGCCGTACCGCCGCCATCTGACGATGGTCACCGGCGGGCGGCGGCACGTGATGATGGGCGCCAGCCAGATCGACCGGCACGGCAACCAGAACATCTCCTGCATCGGCGACTGGGAACGTCCCGCCCGCCAGCTCCTGGGGGTCCGCGGCGCGCCCGCCAACACCCTCAACAACCCGGTGAGCTACTGGATCCCCAAGCACTCGGCCCGGGTCTTCGTCGAGCGGGTCGACATGGTGAGCGGCGTCGGCTACGACCGGGCGGTCGGGCCGTACCACCGGCTCCCCCGGGTGGTGAGCGACCTCGGCGTCTTCGACTTCGAGACCCCGGACCGCACCATGCGGCTCGCCTCCGTGCACCCGGGGGTCACCGTGGACGAGGTCCGGGCCGCGACCGGCTTCGCGCTGGCGGGCGGCGACGAGGTGCCGTCCACCCGCGAGCCCACCGCGGAGGAGCTGCGGCTGATCCGCGAGGTGATCGACCCCAAGGGCCTGCGGGAGCGGGAGGTCCCGGCCCGATGA
- a CDS encoding CoA transferase subunit A, translated as MTDKTMSPEDVVGRLRSGMTIGIGGWGSRRKPMALIRALLRSEITDLTVIAYGGPDVGVLAAAGRIRRLVAPFATLDSIPLEPHFRAARERGALELTELDEAMFMWGLHAAVNRLPFLPVRAGLGSDVMRVNPELRTVTSPYEDSEEFVAVPALRMDAALVHVNRADRLGNGQYLGPDPYFDDLFCEAADTAYVSCERIVDSFGPDVVPQTLLVSRHSVTGVVETPNGAHFTSCVPDYGRDEPFQKLYATTPWPEFAGRFLSGKGEDDYQAAVRTWHAERAEEAEHAAQAGTAAKAATAGNTEAQK; from the coding sequence GTGACCGACAAGACCATGAGCCCCGAGGACGTCGTGGGGCGGCTCCGTTCCGGCATGACGATCGGCATCGGGGGCTGGGGCTCCCGGCGCAAGCCGATGGCCCTGATCAGAGCACTGCTCCGGTCCGAGATCACCGATCTCACCGTGATCGCGTACGGCGGCCCCGACGTCGGCGTGCTCGCCGCCGCCGGCCGGATCCGCCGACTGGTCGCCCCCTTCGCGACCCTGGACTCCATCCCCCTCGAACCGCACTTCCGGGCGGCCCGGGAGCGCGGCGCCCTCGAACTCACCGAGCTCGACGAGGCGATGTTCATGTGGGGGCTGCACGCCGCCGTCAACCGGCTGCCGTTCCTGCCGGTGCGGGCCGGGCTCGGCTCGGACGTGATGCGGGTCAACCCGGAGCTGCGGACCGTCACCTCCCCGTACGAGGACAGCGAGGAGTTCGTCGCCGTGCCGGCCCTGCGGATGGACGCCGCCCTCGTCCACGTCAACCGCGCCGACCGCCTCGGCAACGGGCAGTACCTGGGCCCCGACCCGTACTTCGACGACCTCTTCTGCGAGGCCGCGGACACCGCGTACGTCTCCTGCGAGCGGATCGTCGACTCCTTCGGCCCGGACGTCGTGCCGCAGACCCTGCTGGTCTCCCGGCACAGCGTCACGGGCGTCGTCGAGACCCCGAACGGCGCCCACTTCACCTCCTGCGTGCCGGACTACGGGCGCGACGAGCCCTTCCAGAAGCTGTACGCGACCACTCCCTGGCCCGAGTTCGCCGGACGCTTCCTGTCCGGCAAGGGCGAGGACGACTACCAGGCGGCCGTGCGGACCTGGCACGCGGAACGCGCCGAAGAGGCCGAGCACGCCGCGCAGGCGGGGACCGCCGCCAAGGCCGCGACCGCCGGGAACACGGAGGCGCAGAAGTGA
- a CDS encoding enoyl-CoA hydratase family protein produces the protein MGVSTSRPDKGIALVTVDRPPVNALPVRDWFALADAVRAAGRDPEVRCVVLAAEGRGFNAGVDIKELQRDPGHDALVAVNRGCAEAFAAVYECEVPVVAAVGGFCLGGGIGLVGNADAIVAADDAVFGLPELDRGALGAATHLARLVPQHLMRALYYTSRTATAQELHAHGSVWKVVPRPGLLAAALELAAEIAAKDGTLIRLAKAAINGIDPVDVRRSYRFEQGFTFEANLSGVADRVRDGFGAPAPQEDA, from the coding sequence ATGGGTGTCTCCACCTCCCGCCCGGACAAGGGCATCGCGCTCGTCACCGTCGACCGTCCCCCCGTCAACGCCCTTCCCGTACGGGACTGGTTCGCGCTCGCCGACGCCGTCCGCGCGGCCGGCCGCGACCCGGAGGTCCGCTGCGTGGTGCTCGCCGCCGAGGGCCGCGGCTTCAACGCCGGCGTCGACATCAAGGAGCTCCAGCGGGACCCGGGCCACGACGCCCTCGTCGCGGTCAACCGGGGCTGCGCCGAGGCCTTCGCGGCGGTCTACGAATGCGAGGTCCCGGTCGTCGCGGCGGTCGGCGGCTTCTGCCTCGGCGGCGGCATCGGACTGGTCGGCAACGCCGACGCGATCGTCGCCGCCGACGACGCCGTCTTCGGCCTGCCCGAGCTGGACCGGGGCGCCCTCGGGGCCGCCACCCATCTGGCCCGGCTGGTCCCCCAGCACCTGATGCGCGCGCTGTACTACACCTCGCGCACCGCCACCGCGCAGGAGCTGCACGCCCACGGCTCGGTCTGGAAGGTGGTCCCGCGCCCCGGACTCCTCGCCGCGGCCCTGGAGCTGGCGGCCGAGATCGCGGCGAAGGACGGCACCCTGATCCGGCTCGCCAAGGCCGCCATCAACGGCATCGACCCCGTCGACGTACGCCGCAGCTACCGCTTCGAGCAGGGCTTCACCTTCGAGGCCAACCTCAGCGGTGTCGCCGACCGGGTCCGTGACGGCTTCGGCGCCCCCGCCCCGCAGGAGGACGCGTGA
- a CDS encoding SDR family oxidoreductase, translating into MELDGRVVVVTGGTRGVGAGIARAFLRAGAEVLVCARRPPDEPVAADGRTARFHPLDLRGPGAVRNLLAEVGERYGRLDTLVNNAGGTPYRLLGEGDSERHARVVELNLTVPLTVSLAAHGLLRASRGSIVMIGSVSGTRPSPGTAAYGAAKAGLENLARSMAVEWAPEVRVNTLVLGMVRTELSHLHYGDAEGLAAVGGTVPLGRLAEPSEIGEAAVFLASDRAAYVSGASLLVHGGGERPAFLNAATVNKESRHGSV; encoded by the coding sequence ATGGAGCTGGACGGGAGGGTCGTCGTCGTCACCGGTGGAACCCGCGGGGTCGGCGCGGGGATCGCCAGGGCCTTTCTGCGGGCCGGGGCCGAGGTCCTGGTCTGCGCCCGCAGACCCCCGGACGAACCGGTCGCGGCGGACGGCCGCACGGCCCGCTTCCACCCGCTCGACCTGCGCGGACCCGGTGCCGTGCGGAACCTCCTCGCCGAGGTCGGCGAGCGGTACGGGCGGCTCGACACCCTCGTCAACAACGCCGGCGGCACCCCGTACCGCCTGCTCGGCGAGGGCGACTCCGAGCGGCACGCCCGGGTCGTCGAGCTGAACCTCACCGTCCCGCTCACCGTCTCGCTGGCCGCCCACGGGCTGCTGCGGGCCTCCCGCGGCTCGATCGTCATGATCGGCAGCGTCAGCGGCACCCGCCCCTCGCCGGGCACCGCCGCGTACGGCGCCGCCAAGGCCGGCCTGGAGAACCTGGCCCGTTCCATGGCCGTGGAATGGGCCCCCGAGGTCCGGGTCAACACCCTGGTCCTCGGCATGGTCAGGACCGAACTGTCCCACCTCCACTACGGCGACGCCGAGGGGCTCGCGGCGGTCGGCGGGACCGTGCCGCTGGGCCGGCTCGCCGAACCGTCCGAGATCGGCGAGGCGGCCGTCTTCCTCGCCTCCGACCGGGCGGCGTACGTCTCGGGAGCCTCGCTCCTGGTGCACGGGGGCGGCGAACGCCCCGCCTTCCTGAACGCAGCGACCGTGAACAAGGAGAGCCGACATGGGTCTGTGTGA
- a CDS encoding SDR family oxidoreductase: MGLCDERVVIVTGAGRGLGRAHALAFAAEGARVVVNDLGVGLDGRPGPDGPAALVVEEIRAAGGEAVAHGGDIATTEGAASLVRTAVDTFGRLDTLVNNAGFLRDRMLVNLDEDDFDAVMRVHVKGHFLPLRHAAAHWRAESKAGRPVTARVVNTTSGAGLLGSVGQGNYAAAKAGIVGLTLVAAAEMGRYGVQVNAIAPAARTRMTEQTFAGLAALPEDVSPLVVWLGSAASAGVTGRVFEAEGGRLTVMEGWHPGPTADKGARWTPAEAGEAALKLLAEATEPRPVYGA; the protein is encoded by the coding sequence ATGGGTCTGTGTGACGAACGAGTGGTCATCGTGACGGGCGCCGGCCGGGGGCTCGGACGGGCCCACGCCCTCGCCTTCGCCGCCGAGGGCGCCCGGGTCGTGGTCAACGACCTCGGCGTCGGGCTGGACGGCCGCCCCGGGCCCGACGGCCCGGCGGCCCTCGTCGTCGAGGAGATCAGGGCGGCGGGCGGCGAGGCCGTCGCCCACGGCGGCGACATCGCGACGACGGAGGGCGCCGCCTCCCTCGTCCGCACCGCCGTCGACACCTTCGGCCGCCTCGACACCCTCGTCAACAACGCGGGCTTCCTGCGCGACCGGATGCTCGTCAACCTCGACGAGGACGACTTCGACGCGGTGATGCGGGTCCACGTGAAGGGCCACTTCCTGCCCCTGCGGCACGCCGCCGCCCACTGGCGCGCGGAGTCCAAGGCCGGCCGCCCGGTGACCGCCCGGGTCGTCAACACCACCTCCGGGGCGGGGCTGCTCGGCAGCGTCGGCCAGGGCAACTACGCCGCGGCCAAGGCCGGCATCGTCGGCCTCACCCTGGTCGCGGCGGCCGAGATGGGCCGGTACGGGGTCCAGGTCAACGCCATCGCCCCCGCCGCCCGCACCCGCATGACCGAACAGACCTTCGCCGGCCTCGCCGCCCTGCCCGAGGACGTCTCCCCGCTGGTCGTCTGGCTCGGCTCGGCCGCCTCGGCGGGCGTCACCGGCCGGGTCTTCGAGGCCGAGGGCGGCCGCCTCACCGTCATGGAGGGCTGGCACCCCGGCCCCACCGCCGACAAGGGCGCCCGGTGGACCCCGGCCGAGGCGGGCGAAGCGGCCCTGAAACTCCTTGCGGAGGCGACGGAGCCCCGGCCGGTGTACGGAGCCTGA
- a CDS encoding ankyrin repeat domain-containing protein, translating to MSTLFEALWNGNDDGVVRALRDGADPETVEDGETALYRAAVGNQPVAVRLLLAAGADPARHGGEDGADLPLCGAACGGHAEVVRALLAAGADPDQEEGYGFTALAWAIRLGHTEVVRELLEAGAAPDRPGPDGLAPLVAAARRGSASCVRALLEHGAGSRPEALDEARRWIGADMAAVLRRGLVEGGGAGDTYEAVVRRVPEDGGVTVVVELLREDGAPTRGDERQTGHAAIATLLEGALGVRTPHEELAGRALRCGDPAQDDWTTAVTALAARADGAVLAAAADWCAAPDPLRRALGVQVLAALPGHAEGALPVLRRLAEEVAAAVPDAAVPREPALSLAVALGQCADASAVPGLLGLAAHPDGEVRRQTAASLTGLVPAGHAGAAGVLAGLSRDPEPRVRDWATLALAELPDDTPALREALAARLADPDPETAAEAARGLAIRQDPRAVEALARILADADPDGPARETALAALEHVTDPRTRTRLEWTTPRCR from the coding sequence ATGAGCACGTTGTTCGAGGCGCTGTGGAACGGGAACGACGACGGGGTGGTGCGGGCCCTGCGGGACGGGGCCGACCCCGAGACCGTGGAGGACGGCGAGACCGCGCTGTACCGGGCCGCCGTCGGCAATCAGCCGGTGGCCGTCCGGCTGCTGCTCGCGGCCGGCGCCGACCCGGCCCGGCACGGCGGCGAGGACGGCGCCGACCTGCCGCTGTGCGGGGCGGCCTGCGGGGGTCACGCCGAGGTGGTGCGGGCCCTGCTCGCCGCGGGCGCGGACCCGGACCAGGAGGAGGGCTACGGCTTCACCGCGCTGGCCTGGGCGATCCGGCTCGGCCACACGGAGGTGGTGCGCGAGCTGCTGGAGGCGGGCGCGGCCCCGGACCGGCCGGGCCCCGACGGGCTCGCCCCGCTGGTGGCCGCCGCCCGGCGCGGCTCGGCCTCCTGCGTGCGGGCGCTGCTCGAACACGGCGCGGGGAGCCGGCCGGAGGCGCTCGACGAGGCCCGGCGGTGGATCGGCGCGGACATGGCGGCCGTGCTGCGGCGCGGGCTGGTCGAGGGCGGGGGTGCCGGGGACACCTACGAGGCGGTGGTGCGGCGGGTGCCCGAGGACGGCGGGGTGACCGTGGTCGTCGAGCTGCTGCGCGAGGACGGCGCGCCGACCCGCGGCGACGAACGCCAGACCGGCCACGCGGCGATCGCCACCCTCCTGGAGGGCGCCCTCGGCGTCCGCACCCCGCACGAGGAGCTCGCCGGGCGCGCCCTGCGCTGCGGCGACCCGGCCCAGGACGACTGGACGACGGCGGTCACCGCCCTGGCGGCCCGCGCCGACGGGGCCGTCCTCGCGGCCGCCGCCGACTGGTGCGCCGCCCCCGACCCGCTCCGCCGCGCCCTGGGCGTCCAGGTCCTCGCCGCCCTGCCGGGCCACGCGGAGGGCGCGCTGCCGGTGCTGCGGCGGCTGGCCGAGGAGGTGGCCGCCGCCGTGCCGGACGCAGCCGTCCCCCGCGAGCCCGCCCTCTCCCTCGCCGTCGCGCTCGGGCAGTGCGCGGACGCGAGCGCCGTGCCCGGACTGCTCGGGCTCGCCGCGCACCCGGACGGCGAGGTGCGGCGGCAGACGGCCGCCTCGCTGACCGGGCTCGTGCCGGCGGGGCACGCCGGGGCGGCCGGGGTGCTGGCCGGGCTGAGCCGGGACCCCGAGCCCCGGGTCCGGGACTGGGCCACCCTGGCGCTCGCCGAACTCCCCGACGACACCCCGGCCCTGCGCGAGGCCCTTGCCGCGCGGCTCGCCGACCCGGATCCGGAGACGGCGGCGGAGGCCGCCCGGGGCCTGGCGATCCGTCAGGACCCGCGCGCCGTGGAGGCGCTGGCGCGGATCCTGGCCGACGCCGACCCGGACGGCCCCGCACGCGAGACGGCCCTGGCCGCCCTGGAGCACGTGACGGACCCCCGCACCCGGACCCGCCTGGAGTGGACGACCCCGCGCTGCCGCTGA
- a CDS encoding zinc ribbon domain-containing protein, with amino-acid sequence MPHSDEVSRVVHGFPHLDTVRAAIRALYRRLSPDGVHRYGTSVPASDVAVEDLEGLHLGAQAAARALVRHLRLPEARMVVSFRAMEHAAGVELTAGPEYFVELNERFARPAHRRDIGAALAHEITHVLLHRLGLAFPTTAENEILTDVVTTYLGAGWLLLDAFRQDGVSSQKLGYLTPEEFGYVLAKRAEVFGEDPSPWFTSAVAYEAWVRGREEAARDWRRPPLAGAGWAARRRARAVGDGVFPCPVCGQRLRLAPGRGRVRARCGVCATVLECAP; translated from the coding sequence ATGCCGCACAGCGATGAAGTCTCCCGTGTCGTCCACGGGTTCCCGCACCTCGACACGGTCCGGGCCGCCATCCGCGCGCTCTACCGGCGCCTCTCCCCCGACGGGGTGCACCGGTACGGGACGAGCGTCCCGGCCTCCGACGTCGCCGTCGAGGACCTGGAGGGGCTTCACCTCGGCGCCCAGGCCGCGGCCCGCGCCCTCGTCCGGCACCTGCGGCTGCCGGAGGCCCGGATGGTGGTGAGCTTCCGCGCGATGGAGCACGCGGCGGGCGTCGAACTGACGGCCGGACCGGAGTACTTCGTCGAGCTCAACGAACGCTTCGCCCGGCCGGCCCACCGCCGGGACATCGGCGCCGCCCTGGCCCACGAGATCACCCATGTGCTGCTGCACCGCCTGGGGCTCGCCTTCCCCACGACCGCCGAGAACGAGATCCTCACCGACGTCGTCACCACCTACCTCGGCGCGGGCTGGCTGCTGCTCGACGCGTTCCGGCAGGACGGCGTGTCCAGCCAGAAGCTGGGTTATCTGACGCCCGAGGAGTTCGGCTACGTCCTCGCCAAACGGGCCGAGGTCTTCGGCGAGGACCCCTCCCCGTGGTTCACCAGCGCGGTGGCGTACGAGGCCTGGGTGCGGGGCCGGGAGGAGGCCGCCCGCGACTGGCGTCGCCCGCCGCTCGCGGGCGCCGGCTGGGCCGCCCGGCGGCGCGCCCGGGCCGTCGGGGACGGCGTCTTCCCCTGCCCGGTGTGCGGACAGCGGCTGCGGCTGGCACCCGGCCGCGGACGGGTGCGGGCCCGGTGCGGGGTGTGCGCCACGGTCCTGGAGTGCGCGCCCTGA